From a single Adhaeribacter swui genomic region:
- a CDS encoding pentapeptide repeat-containing protein, giving the protein MELLHEEETFDKIDFLGKKLAGIEFNACTFKNCNFAESSFSGALFIDCTFETCNLGLANLDQAKLQTVAFRNSKLLGLNFSRCDNFLFAVSFYHSNLDFTRYVGKKLKKTLFDTCSIKEANFAECDLSEAAFLNCDLYQTLFNRTNLTKTDFRTAYNYAIDLELNTAKKTKFSSAGLSGLLAKYDLVIE; this is encoded by the coding sequence ATGGAATTACTGCACGAAGAAGAGACTTTTGATAAAATTGATTTTTTGGGGAAGAAGCTGGCGGGTATCGAGTTTAATGCCTGTACGTTTAAAAACTGCAATTTTGCCGAAAGCTCTTTTTCCGGGGCTTTGTTTATTGATTGTACTTTCGAGACCTGTAACCTGGGTTTGGCGAACCTGGACCAGGCCAAACTGCAAACCGTGGCTTTCCGAAATTCCAAGTTGCTGGGTTTAAACTTTAGCCGCTGCGATAATTTTTTGTTTGCCGTTTCTTTTTACCACAGCAACCTGGATTTTACCAGATACGTGGGCAAAAAATTAAAAAAAACCCTCTTCGATACCTGCAGCATTAAAGAGGCCAACTTTGCCGAATGCGATTTGAGCGAAGCAGCATTTCTAAATTGCGATTTATACCAAACCTTGTTCAACCGCACTAATCTCACCAAAACCGATTTCCGGACGGCTTATAATTACGCCATTGATTTAGAGTTAAACACCGCAAAAAAAACAAAATTCTCGTCGGCGGGCTTAAGCGGCTTACTCGCCAAATACGACCTGGTGATTGAGTAA